One genomic window of Magnolia sinica isolate HGM2019 chromosome 3, MsV1, whole genome shotgun sequence includes the following:
- the LOC131239307 gene encoding trihelix transcription factor ASR3-like, translated as MPVNSPASVNGEPPSPAPSTNGPVNAVIDDLNRPPRLPRWTRQEILVLIEGKKVAESRVRRVGRANPTSAGSSSATVEPKWASVASYCRRHGVNRGPVQCRKRWSNLAVDFKKIKEWESKAVDGSDSFWIMRSDVRRQKKLPGFFDREVYEILDGGAADKAKIEDEAGFDDHGHDAGNGEDELVSEFDRSGRDEVVGEGGVAAPVPISEKQYEPEQGHSDPGRTNEKQPDLDPEKESTSQEGGQKRRRVSPERGGEVTNLQERLISVLDQNSKMLTAQLEAQNINCQLDRNQRAGQGESLVGVLSRVADALGRIADKL; from the exons ATGCCCGTTAACTCCCCAGCCTCCGTTAACGGAGAACCCCCCAGCCCGGCTCCGTCAACTAACGGCCCTGTTAACGCCGTCATCGACGACCTGAATCGCCCGCCACGTCTGCCGCGCTGGACGCGCCAGGAGATCCTCGTCCTCATCGAAGGCAAGAAGGTAGCGGAGAGCCGGGTCCGTCGCGTCGGACGGGCTAACCCCACCAGTGCTGGCTCTTCTTCGGCTACCGTCGAGCCCAAATGGGCGTCCGTCGCGTCGTACTGTAGGCGGCATGGCGTGAACAGAGGGCCCGTGCAGTGTAGGAAGAGATGGAGCAATCTGGCCGTTGATTTTAAGAAGATCAAGGAATGGGAATCGAAGGCTGTGGATGGATCCGATTCGTTCTGGATCATGAGGAGCGATGTGAGGCGGCAGAAGAAATTGCCGGGTTTCTTCGATCGGGAGGTTTATGAGATTTTGGACGGTGGGGCGGCGGATAAGGCGAAGATCGAAGACGAGGCGGGTTTTGATGATCACGGGCACGACGCTGGGAACGGTGAGGATGAATTGGTTTCGGAATTCGACCGATCCGGGCGGGACGAGGTGGTGGGGGAGGGTGGTGTGGCCGCACCGGTGCCGATTTCAG AAAAGCAGTATGAACCAGAACAAGGACATTCAGATCCAG GCAGGACGAATGAGAAACAACCAGACCTTGATCCTGAGAAAGAGTCTACCTCCCAGGAAGGAGGACAGAAGCGGAGGCGAGTGTCGCCGGAAAGAGGAGGTGAGGTCACCAACCTGCAGGAGCGTTTGATCAGCGTACTAGATCAGAACAGCAAAATGCTGACGGCCCAGCTCGAAGCTCAGAACATCAATTGTCAATTGGACAGAAATCAAAGGGCGGGCCAAGGCGAGAGTTTGGTGGGTGTCCTTAGTAGAGTGGCGGATGCTCTTGGAAGAATTGCAGACAAGTTGTAG